One genomic segment of Suttonella sp. R2A3 includes these proteins:
- a CDS encoding NAD(P)H-hydrate dehydratase: protein MLTFPIVEGKMIASIDQAILRDQSMSHQALMEEAARACSVWIDENVSKYQPIVVCCGPGNNGGDGLAIARRLMMAGFNVNVYADQADKGTLQHQQFVRTQALLPIKPLAELSIEHDAVVIDALFGVGIRGALRSSYKTYVEKINAVPNDVIAIDTPSGLGDTLLEESSGVVQATHTLSLCTIKHSQLFSYHDRAVGNLHLIPLPSARDTLSTYIDQPQWLTESWFQRARVRRNHFAHKGTHGRVSLCAGSGGMIGAAVLSAKAGLRAGVGLLRVHCDMPLAAQALHTAIPEAMYEAELPKEADILAIGPGWGKTKGRDQQLAQLLVLPARARVIDADALNILAHHPGWLEALPPQTVLTPHPGEFARLTGEGIPQDDDRIAQASAYAKRWRCTVVLKGRYSVIAAADGRVWVNSSGNSGLAKGGSGDVLTGIIAALLAQGLSAEQAAAVGVYWHGKAADRAIKTMHPQSLLASDVIEHLGVSLQR, encoded by the coding sequence ATGCTGACTTTTCCTATTGTTGAAGGTAAGATGATTGCTTCGATCGATCAAGCCATTCTTCGCGATCAATCGATGAGCCATCAAGCACTGATGGAAGAAGCAGCAAGGGCGTGCAGTGTTTGGATTGATGAAAACGTGTCTAAATACCAGCCAATCGTTGTCTGCTGTGGGCCAGGTAATAATGGTGGTGATGGTCTTGCGATCGCAAGACGATTGATGATGGCTGGTTTTAATGTCAATGTTTATGCCGATCAAGCTGATAAAGGAACCTTGCAACACCAGCAGTTCGTACGCACTCAGGCGTTACTCCCAATCAAGCCACTGGCCGAACTCTCGATAGAACACGATGCTGTGGTGATTGATGCCTTATTTGGCGTTGGTATCCGTGGTGCGCTACGTTCGTCCTATAAAACCTACGTTGAGAAGATTAATGCAGTACCCAATGACGTGATAGCGATTGATACGCCTTCAGGCTTAGGTGATACGCTACTTGAAGAGAGCAGTGGCGTCGTACAAGCAACCCATACGCTGAGTTTATGCACGATTAAGCATAGCCAACTGTTTTCATACCATGATCGCGCAGTGGGTAATCTCCATCTTATCCCACTACCCAGCGCGCGTGACACGTTAAGCACTTATATTGATCAGCCACAATGGCTGACTGAGTCGTGGTTTCAGCGTGCGCGAGTGCGCCGTAACCATTTTGCCCACAAAGGCACACACGGACGTGTTTCGTTATGTGCTGGCAGTGGAGGGATGATTGGTGCAGCGGTGTTAAGCGCTAAAGCTGGTTTGCGTGCAGGGGTTGGTTTATTGCGCGTACATTGTGACATGCCGCTTGCGGCACAAGCGTTACACACAGCCATTCCTGAAGCGATGTACGAGGCTGAGCTGCCTAAAGAGGCGGATATCCTGGCAATTGGTCCTGGCTGGGGAAAAACAAAAGGGCGCGATCAACAATTGGCACAGTTATTGGTGCTACCTGCGCGTGCAAGGGTCATTGACGCGGATGCACTCAATATTTTAGCCCACCATCCTGGCTGGTTAGAAGCACTGCCACCACAAACGGTTCTAACCCCGCATCCGGGTGAATTCGCCCGATTGACGGGAGAAGGGATCCCACAAGATGATGATCGTATCGCACAAGCCAGTGCTTATGCCAAACGTTGGCGATGCACGGTTGTACTTAAAGGGCGTTATAGCGTGATTGCAGCCGCTGACGGGCGGGTGTGGGTTAATAGTAGTGGTAATAGTGGACTGGCCAAAGGCGGTAGTGGGGATGTGTTAACCGGCATTATAGCCGCGTTATTAGCCCAGGGATTAAGCGCAGAACAAGCAGCAGCGGTCGGTGTGTATTGGCATGGTAAGGCTGCTGATCGAGCGATAAAAACCATGCACCCACAATCGCTGTTAGCCAGCGATGTCATTGAACATTTAGGTGTTAGTTTGCAGCGCTAA
- a CDS encoding C40 family peptidase: MNKVLGLCVLTCMISAAYADSVSSLRYSKINEAISFDSLIKDPTENRQQSIREDLVTEARKLIGVPYLYGGTTRKGFDCSGLVQFVFKGQGLDLPRISADQFRAFDPVAEPKLGDLLFFGRPGRVQHVGIFVGEGKMLHAPSSGKHVTIDTYTDGYWGNRYLGASSPIEANVRDPRQLAQIVQIEASADTIQK, translated from the coding sequence ATGAATAAAGTGCTTGGTTTATGCGTGCTCACCTGCATGATTAGCGCGGCTTATGCTGATAGCGTGAGTAGTTTGCGCTATAGCAAAATCAACGAAGCCATCAGCTTTGACAGCTTAATCAAAGACCCGACAGAAAACCGACAGCAGAGCATACGTGAAGACCTCGTCACAGAGGCGCGTAAGTTGATAGGTGTTCCTTATCTCTATGGAGGTACAACCCGCAAAGGTTTTGACTGTAGTGGTCTGGTGCAGTTTGTCTTTAAAGGCCAAGGCCTTGATCTACCAAGAATCAGCGCCGATCAATTCCGCGCTTTTGATCCTGTTGCCGAACCCAAACTGGGCGATTTATTGTTTTTCGGACGCCCCGGTCGCGTGCAACACGTCGGGATTTTTGTCGGCGAGGGCAAAATGCTCCACGCCCCTTCTTCTGGTAAACATGTCACCATCGATACCTACACTGATGGTTACTGGGGCAATCGCTATCTCGGCGCAAGCAGCCCTATTGAGGCTAATGTTCGTGATCCACGTCAGTTAGCACAAATTGTGCAAATTGAAGCGTCTGCGGACACCATTCAGAAATAA
- the phoU gene encoding phosphate signaling complex protein PhoU yields MDRHLSKRFDEDLLNLQNMIAEMGKLTERQFTLVHDFLRGKTSIETLESIDEIDIKVNQFHKDINKECVRLTATRAPVANDLRFLSATDRIATDFERIGDEVVKIGRFLREDGIDTHSKLWQEILSTARFAHSILSRTINIIARIDINEAIKLLADDRELDANYASVTRQLITYMMEDPRYISQAVNVLFAAKALERVGDHSINIAEAIIFYDKGHDVRHKSPEEIAALFS; encoded by the coding sequence ATGGACAGACATTTAAGTAAACGCTTTGATGAAGATCTCTTAAACCTGCAAAATATGATTGCAGAAATGGGCAAACTCACCGAACGTCAATTTACCCTGGTGCACGATTTTCTACGCGGCAAAACATCGATAGAAACCTTGGAATCTATTGATGAGATTGATATCAAGGTGAATCAATTCCACAAGGATATCAATAAAGAGTGTGTCCGTCTGACGGCAACTCGCGCGCCGGTTGCTAATGACCTGCGTTTTTTAAGCGCCACAGACCGTATTGCGACCGACTTCGAGCGCATTGGTGATGAAGTGGTTAAAATTGGCCGTTTTTTACGCGAAGACGGAATCGATACGCACAGCAAGCTGTGGCAAGAAATCTTATCCACCGCGCGCTTTGCCCACAGCATTCTAAGCCGTACCATCAATATCATCGCACGCATCGACATCAACGAAGCCATTAAGTTGCTTGCCGATGATCGTGAATTAGATGCCAATTACGCCAGCGTTACCCGCCAATTGATCACCTATATGATGGAAGATCCGCGCTACATCAGCCAGGCGGTGAATGTGCTCTTTGCCGCCAAAGCGTTGGAACGTGTTGGTGATCACAGCATCAATATTGCTGAGGCGATTATTTTCTATGATAAAGGCCATGATGTGCGCCATAAATCACCAGAAGAGATCGCCGCACTATTTAGCTAA
- the pstB gene encoding phosphate ABC transporter ATP-binding protein PstB, which produces MTDNAPQNIDLDSIETIGTPFVDNPKITTRGVDVFYGDKQAIHDVHLDVGNNEVLAMIGPSGCGKSTFLRALNRMNDTIDICRVTGEICIDDQNIYDRKLDVVNLRRNVGMVFQKPNPFPKSIFENIAYGPRIHGLARAKADMDEIVETSLRKAGIWEEVKDRLDKPGTGLSGGQQQRLCIARAIAVKPSVILMDEPCSALDPIATGKIEELIDELRENYCIAIVTHSMQQAARVSQRTAYFHLGKLVEIGKTDQIFTNPQHKLTEDYITGRFG; this is translated from the coding sequence ATGACCGACAACGCCCCACAGAATATTGACCTTGATAGTATCGAAACCATCGGTACCCCATTTGTGGATAACCCAAAAATCACCACCCGTGGCGTGGATGTCTTCTACGGCGATAAACAAGCCATTCATGATGTGCATTTAGATGTGGGCAATAATGAAGTACTGGCGATGATCGGCCCTTCAGGATGTGGTAAATCAACCTTTTTACGCGCATTAAACCGCATGAACGATACCATTGATATTTGTCGCGTGACTGGCGAGATTTGCATTGATGATCAAAATATTTACGATCGCAAACTCGATGTGGTGAACCTGCGTCGTAATGTGGGTATGGTATTTCAAAAACCCAACCCATTCCCAAAATCGATTTTTGAAAATATTGCTTATGGGCCACGCATCCATGGTTTGGCGCGTGCAAAAGCTGATATGGATGAAATTGTTGAAACCTCTTTGCGTAAAGCCGGCATTTGGGAAGAAGTTAAAGACCGATTAGATAAACCAGGGACTGGACTCTCTGGAGGTCAGCAGCAACGTTTGTGTATTGCACGCGCGATTGCGGTGAAGCCTTCAGTGATACTCATGGATGAGCCTTGTTCTGCGCTTGACCCGATTGCCACCGGTAAAATCGAGGAGTTGATTGATGAATTACGCGAGAATTATTGCATTGCAATTGTGACACACTCGATGCAGCAAGCGGCGCGCGTGTCACAGCGCACTGCATACTTCCACCTCGGTAAATTAGTCGAGATTGGCAAAACCGATCAGATTTTCACCAATCCACAGCATAAACTGACCGAAGATTACATCACTGGTCGATTCGGTTAA
- the pstA gene encoding phosphate ABC transporter permease PstA has translation MSDSTLLKKRHSAENRFKIYGIASLLIALFFLVSFVYSIVRDAIPAFTQTEIQLEVNFDPSVIDLSAASNDEGRLRAIRGANYNMIIGEALKNALPDSEEDGYQLTNSLVSSSAQYRLMAQVEQDPGIVGSTQNVWLPSSGAVDSAFKGYVDQNKAEGDREVKDAEIAFVNTLDQQGRLRSSFNETMFSNGDSRSPQDAGIKGALIGSFYTLLVTLLLSFPIAVLAAVYLEEFASKNKFTEFLEANINNLAAVPSIVFGLLGLAVFISFFGIPRSTPLVGGLVLTLMTLPTIIISSRAALKSVPPSIRDAALGLGASKMQVVFHHVLPLALPGMLTGTIIGMAQALGETAPLLMIGMVAFIVDPANGILDPSTVMPVQIYIWSDLPDRAFVARTSFAIIILLCFLIVMNALAVLLRKKFERKW, from the coding sequence ATGTCTGATTCTACACTACTTAAAAAACGCCACTCAGCGGAAAATCGGTTTAAGATTTACGGGATTGCCTCATTGCTTATCGCGCTGTTTTTCTTAGTCAGCTTTGTCTATTCGATTGTCAGAGACGCGATTCCGGCATTCACACAAACCGAAATCCAGCTTGAGGTCAACTTTGATCCGTCTGTCATTGATCTCAGCGCAGCCAGTAATGATGAAGGCCGCCTGCGCGCTATTCGTGGCGCCAACTACAATATGATCATTGGTGAGGCGTTAAAAAACGCCTTACCTGATAGCGAAGAAGATGGCTATCAACTCACTAATTCACTGGTCAGTAGTTCTGCGCAATACCGTTTAATGGCTCAGGTTGAACAAGATCCAGGTATTGTTGGCAGCACACAAAACGTCTGGTTACCATCTAGTGGCGCGGTCGATAGCGCATTTAAAGGCTATGTTGATCAAAACAAAGCCGAGGGCGATCGTGAGGTCAAAGATGCTGAGATTGCCTTTGTTAACACCCTCGATCAGCAAGGCCGGCTACGCTCAAGTTTCAATGAAACGATGTTTAGCAATGGTGATTCACGCAGTCCACAAGACGCGGGGATTAAAGGCGCTTTAATTGGTTCATTTTATACCCTGCTGGTGACTTTATTGCTCTCTTTCCCGATTGCGGTACTTGCCGCGGTGTATTTAGAGGAATTCGCCAGTAAGAATAAATTTACCGAGTTCTTGGAAGCAAATATCAATAACCTCGCGGCTGTGCCTTCGATTGTCTTTGGCTTGCTTGGTTTGGCGGTATTTATCAGCTTTTTCGGTATTCCGCGCTCCACACCTTTAGTCGGCGGCTTGGTCTTAACCTTAATGACCTTGCCAACGATCATTATCTCCTCTCGTGCGGCGTTAAAATCGGTACCTCCTTCGATTCGTGATGCTGCCCTTGGCTTGGGCGCGTCAAAGATGCAAGTGGTCTTTCACCATGTCTTACCATTAGCCCTTCCAGGGATGCTTACTGGTACGATTATCGGTATGGCACAAGCACTTGGTGAAACCGCACCACTACTGATGATTGGTATGGTCGCCTTTATCGTTGACCCCGCAAACGGTATTCTCGATCCGTCAACCGTTATGCCGGTACAGATTTATATCTGGTCCGATCTACCCGATCGTGCCTTTGTTGCACGCACCTCATTTGCCATCATCATTCTTCTTTGCTTTTTGATTGTGATGAATGCCCTTGCTGTGCTGCTGCGCAAAAAATTCGAACGAAAATGGTGA